A genomic segment from Nitrospira sp. encodes:
- a CDS encoding Excinuclease ABC subunit C has translation MAEFPDILQSKLDHLPEQPGCYLFKNEKKEILYVGKAAVLADRVRSYFQKGNDQTPKTSLLVNEVADLETIVTRSELEALILESNLIKRHRPRFNVVLRDDKQYPYLRLPIKEDFPRLSIVRRVQKDGALYYGPYTPAGALRETLKVIRKVFPLATCEIDIDGKAERACIEFEIKRCMAPCIGNQSRDDYHLIVKQVRQFLEGRDRELLDSLRQAMEAAAEREEFEEAARLRDRLFKVERTLEKQRITQVTATDQDVIGLARQGTSADLQLLFVRGGLLIGRKDFFWPQGADNGDEELVRSAIEQFYNKEGQPPKELLVPTALDDAQLIEQWLSEKRGETVHIVAPERGAKHQLVLLAEENAGAAIADHLRNEALDRQATAELKRLLRLDKPPRRIEGFDISNIMGNQSVASLVVWEDGQAKKSDYRKFRIQTVEGANDFASMQEAVMRRYGAAEDLARPDLILIDGGLGQLSAALEGLKQVGQDRIPIMGLAKARGDKEERIFLPGRKNPILLRPTSPATHLVQRIRDEAHRFAVTYHRNLRGKALLSSQLDQVPGIGAIRRKRLLKQFGSLQAIAAAGDEQLKSAGLDQAIIIALRNALAPITLQDRKTAAGDEL, from the coding sequence ATGGCTGAATTCCCTGACATTCTCCAATCCAAGCTCGACCACCTGCCGGAGCAACCGGGCTGCTACCTGTTTAAGAACGAGAAGAAGGAGATCCTCTACGTCGGAAAAGCCGCCGTGTTGGCGGATCGCGTCCGCTCCTATTTCCAGAAGGGCAACGATCAGACCCCGAAAACCAGTCTGCTCGTCAACGAAGTCGCCGACCTCGAGACCATCGTCACCCGCTCCGAGCTGGAAGCGCTGATCCTCGAAAGCAACCTGATCAAGCGTCATCGCCCGCGTTTCAACGTGGTCCTGCGCGACGACAAGCAGTACCCATACCTACGTCTGCCGATCAAGGAAGACTTCCCGCGACTCTCCATCGTCCGCCGCGTGCAGAAGGACGGCGCACTCTACTATGGCCCCTACACGCCGGCCGGCGCACTGCGCGAAACGCTGAAGGTCATCCGGAAGGTCTTTCCGCTGGCCACCTGCGAAATCGACATCGACGGCAAGGCCGAGCGCGCCTGTATCGAATTCGAAATCAAGCGTTGCATGGCACCCTGTATCGGCAACCAGTCCCGCGACGACTATCACCTGATCGTGAAGCAGGTCCGCCAGTTTCTCGAGGGACGAGACCGGGAACTGCTGGATAGCCTGCGACAGGCCATGGAAGCGGCGGCGGAGCGGGAGGAATTCGAGGAGGCGGCCAGGCTGCGGGATCGACTCTTCAAGGTCGAACGTACGCTGGAGAAACAGCGCATCACGCAAGTCACCGCCACCGATCAGGATGTGATCGGCTTGGCCCGGCAGGGAACCTCGGCGGACCTCCAACTGCTGTTCGTGCGCGGCGGCCTGTTGATCGGCCGCAAGGATTTCTTCTGGCCCCAGGGTGCCGACAACGGCGATGAGGAATTGGTCCGCTCCGCCATCGAACAGTTCTACAACAAGGAAGGGCAGCCGCCCAAGGAACTCCTGGTGCCGACCGCACTCGACGACGCGCAACTGATCGAACAGTGGCTGAGCGAGAAACGGGGCGAGACCGTGCACATCGTGGCGCCGGAGCGCGGCGCGAAACATCAATTGGTATTGCTTGCAGAAGAAAATGCCGGCGCCGCGATCGCCGACCATCTCAGGAATGAAGCCTTGGATCGACAGGCCACGGCGGAGCTGAAACGATTGCTTCGCCTCGACAAGCCACCGCGCCGCATCGAGGGATTCGACATCTCGAATATCATGGGCAATCAGTCTGTCGCCTCGTTGGTGGTCTGGGAAGACGGACAGGCCAAGAAATCCGACTATCGCAAATTCCGGATTCAAACCGTAGAGGGCGCCAACGACTTCGCCAGTATGCAGGAGGCTGTGATGCGACGTTACGGCGCTGCCGAAGACCTCGCCCGTCCGGACCTGATTCTCATCGACGGCGGGTTGGGCCAGTTGAGCGCCGCGCTCGAGGGCCTTAAGCAGGTCGGGCAGGACCGGATCCCGATCATGGGTCTGGCCAAGGCGCGCGGCGACAAAGAGGAGCGGATTTTCCTGCCGGGCAGAAAAAACCCCATCCTGCTGCGGCCGACCTCGCCGGCTACCCACCTCGTCCAGCGCATTCGAGACGAAGCCCACCGGTTTGCCGTGACCTATCACCGAAATCTGCGCGGCAAAGCCCTCTTGTCGTCGCAACTGGACCAGGTGCCCGGTATCGGTGCGATTCGTCGGAAACGACTCTTGAAACAATTCGGCAGTCTTCAAGCCATCGCCGCCGCCGGCGATGAACAACTCAAGTCGGCCGGCCTCGACCAGGCCATCATCATCGCCCTGCGAAACGCCCTTGCCCCCATTACCCTCCAAGACCGTAAGACCGCAGCCGGTGACGAACTCTGA
- a CDS encoding Acyl-homoserine lactone-binding transcriptional activator, LuxR family, producing the protein MNRPEFSSKEFQRLGEIMYEARSLHRTDGVWKLVSSVQRVVPYEFSGCGAVNLLRTVDPSLGHSTYPREFCRLYMGQGLAADPAVHRLLTSGQTVTSSADQPSCDEPRAVTSLKLDFGIKTCLSAGVRGTNGSCSYFAFSNFDVKQTDKLRLLLDILAPHFHLSYMRCSSSWEPQRQTRQAATLSNREEEILRWVAAGKTNWEISVILKVSLNTIKFHLKNVFQKIGVENRWSAIAYWQTGGQHRVVATSPPSDDRPPSASNNPD; encoded by the coding sequence ATGAATCGACCTGAGTTTTCTTCGAAGGAGTTTCAGCGGCTCGGGGAAATCATGTATGAAGCACGCTCTCTCCACCGAACCGACGGAGTCTGGAAACTGGTGTCGTCCGTGCAGCGGGTCGTGCCCTACGAATTTTCCGGTTGCGGAGCCGTCAATCTCCTTCGCACGGTCGATCCGTCACTGGGCCATTCCACCTATCCACGGGAATTCTGCCGACTCTATATGGGCCAAGGATTGGCGGCGGACCCGGCCGTGCACCGATTGCTCACGTCGGGGCAGACCGTCACGTCGAGCGCGGATCAACCAAGTTGTGACGAACCCAGGGCCGTTACCTCGCTGAAACTCGATTTCGGCATCAAAACCTGCCTCTCCGCCGGCGTACGAGGTACGAACGGCTCTTGCTCCTACTTCGCTTTCAGTAACTTCGACGTGAAACAAACCGACAAGCTTCGCCTCCTGCTCGACATCCTGGCCCCGCACTTTCATCTGAGTTATATGCGTTGCAGTTCCTCGTGGGAACCTCAGCGGCAGACCCGGCAAGCGGCGACGCTCAGCAACCGAGAAGAGGAGATCCTCCGGTGGGTCGCCGCGGGCAAGACGAATTGGGAGATTTCCGTCATCCTCAAGGTCAGTTTGAACACGATTAAATTTCACCTGAAGAACGTCTTCCAGAAAATCGGGGTCGAAAATCGATGGAGCGCCATTGCCTACTGGCAAACCGGTGGACAGCATCGCGTCGTCGCGACCTCTCCGCCGAGCGACGATCGCCCCCCTTCCGCCTCGAACAATCCTGATTAA
- a CDS encoding 3-oxoacyl-[acyl-carrier-protein] synthase, KASII gives MKPPMSRRVVITGMGVVSPLGSTVDLFWHLLSRGASAVKPITSFDTSPFHACLAAEVEDFDPEDFLHRKQARRMGRATQFAVASAMMATRDSGVDLEREDRASIGISIGTSIGGMKEAFEFHDAARRTAYERVNPFTMGMTFPNAISSEVAIVLGLHGPCETYSIGCSSTANAIGRAYEWIKSGQSDLVVAGGTEAPLHPSVYAAMDAGRALAPDERGTIRDLPRPFDKTRCGMVLGEGAGCFVLEDYDHARARGARMYAELEGWGFTCDAHSMVKPAATGQEQQRAAQLALSTAHWFPEEVDYVNACGLGTMDLDALETQTVKQVLGAHAYRVPVSSFKAALGHAFAASGAFQVIGTAKAMEHQFIPPTLNLTTPDPTCDLDYVSGQGRSAHLDRALINSFGFGGKNIVLALSRVDVGLAATAPLAATQGLGMTHLAGVS, from the coding sequence ATGAAACCACCCATGTCGCGTCGAGTCGTCATCACCGGAATGGGAGTCGTCTCCCCGCTCGGTTCTACCGTCGATCTGTTTTGGCATCTGTTGAGCCGAGGCGCGAGTGCCGTCAAGCCGATCACCTCGTTCGATACGTCCCCGTTCCATGCCTGCCTCGCGGCTGAGGTGGAGGATTTCGATCCCGAAGACTTTCTGCATCGTAAGCAGGCACGTCGCATGGGACGTGCGACCCAGTTCGCCGTGGCCTCCGCCATGATGGCAACCCGCGATTCCGGCGTCGATCTGGAACGGGAAGATCGCGCCTCCATCGGCATCAGCATCGGTACCTCGATCGGAGGGATGAAGGAAGCCTTCGAATTCCACGACGCGGCGAGACGCACCGCCTACGAACGAGTCAACCCCTTTACGATGGGCATGACCTTTCCCAACGCCATCTCGTCGGAGGTGGCCATCGTGCTGGGTCTGCACGGTCCCTGCGAAACCTATTCGATCGGATGCTCCTCCACGGCCAATGCGATCGGGCGGGCTTACGAATGGATCAAATCCGGCCAGTCCGATCTCGTCGTGGCAGGCGGCACCGAGGCGCCCCTCCACCCGAGCGTCTATGCCGCGATGGACGCAGGCCGCGCACTGGCGCCGGATGAACGGGGGACGATTCGCGATCTTCCTCGTCCCTTCGATAAGACCAGATGCGGCATGGTGCTGGGCGAGGGCGCCGGTTGCTTCGTGCTGGAAGACTACGACCATGCCCGCGCCCGCGGCGCCAGGATGTATGCCGAACTGGAAGGGTGGGGCTTCACCTGCGACGCCCACTCGATGGTGAAGCCGGCCGCCACCGGCCAGGAGCAACAACGTGCGGCACAACTGGCCCTATCGACGGCCCATTGGTTTCCTGAAGAGGTGGACTACGTCAACGCCTGCGGACTGGGTACCATGGATTTGGACGCGCTCGAAACCCAGACCGTGAAACAGGTCCTGGGAGCCCACGCCTACCGAGTCCCGGTCAGTTCGTTCAAGGCGGCGCTCGGCCATGCGTTCGCCGCCAGCGGAGCCTTCCAGGTCATCGGAACCGCAAAGGCGATGGAACATCAATTTATTCCGCCCACCTTGAATCTGACGACACCGGACCCGACCTGCGATCTCGACTATGTCTCCGGACAAGGACGCTCGGCCCATCTCGACCGTGCCCTGATCAACAGTTTCGGCTTCGGCGGAAAGAACATCGTGCTGGCCCTCTCGCGTGTGGACGTCGGTCTCGCGGCCACCGCGCCGCTTGCTGCGACGCAAGGACTCGGCATGACCCATCTGGCGGGAGTCTCATAG
- a CDS encoding Regulatory protein, LuxR:Response regulator receiver produces the protein MRNKKNLTTRIEWGCAQAGRLVDGRSAAGDPQEPPATGDHERPVIPPHSNSEASTASSATVTKVPDSVGANIQTGNNRHPSTFTWKPTMTMPQSKTPHVFIVNPQELVRVGMRTLLESVADFTVVGEAASRMDALPLILQLKPDIVILDLRVQDGKGIETAKDILTNLPTTRLLFLADNLNDTILLSAVATGAHGYVLQDAGAETILHALRTITRGQSYLDPSVTRHTFAYLRKLAEREPERGLHLLSPQEQRLLPLIAQGKTNKEIAAELGLSDKTIKNYLANVYTKLHLTRRSQAAAFYLKHGS, from the coding sequence ATGCGCAACAAAAAAAACCTCACCACACGTATCGAATGGGGTTGCGCCCAGGCGGGTCGGCTTGTGGATGGCCGATCCGCAGCGGGTGATCCACAAGAACCGCCGGCGACCGGAGATCACGAACGCCCGGTCATACCCCCGCATTCGAACAGCGAGGCCTCGACCGCCTCCAGTGCCACCGTTACGAAGGTTCCCGACTCAGTCGGTGCAAACATCCAGACAGGCAACAATCGTCACCCATCCACATTTACTTGGAAACCGACCATGACTATGCCACAGAGCAAGACGCCACACGTGTTCATCGTCAACCCGCAGGAATTGGTGAGGGTGGGCATGCGAACACTCCTGGAGTCTGTCGCAGACTTTACCGTCGTCGGAGAGGCGGCTTCGCGGATGGACGCGCTGCCGCTCATCCTTCAACTCAAACCGGACATCGTCATTCTCGACCTGCGGGTACAGGACGGGAAGGGCATCGAAACGGCCAAAGACATCCTCACGAATCTTCCGACGACACGCCTATTGTTTCTTGCCGACAACCTGAATGACACGATCTTATTGTCCGCCGTCGCGACCGGCGCCCATGGGTATGTCCTGCAGGACGCCGGCGCCGAGACCATCCTGCATGCCTTACGGACCATCACCAGGGGACAGTCGTACCTCGACCCTTCCGTGACCCGCCATACGTTTGCCTATCTCCGAAAGCTTGCCGAGCGAGAACCGGAGCGGGGCCTGCACCTGTTGTCCCCCCAGGAACAACGACTGCTCCCGCTCATCGCGCAGGGAAAGACCAACAAGGAAATCGCCGCCGAACTCGGGTTGAGCGACAAGACGATTAAAAATTATCTGGCCAATGTCTATACCAAACTCCATCTCACCAGGAGGTCCCAAGCCGCGGCCTTCTACCTGAAACACGGGTCCTGA